The Candidatus Ancaeobacter aquaticus genomic sequence CTTATTTTAATGAGTGTTGTAAAAGATGCTGAGAGGCTCGGGGATTATGCAAAGAACTTGTATGAAGTGACCGAGCTTTTGCAAAGGCCGTATGATAAGGGGTATTACGAAGATCTCTTTGATTCTATGGATAAGAAACTTTTGGATATATTTCAGAAGACAAAGAAATGTTTTATTGATTCAGATGAGAAATTGGCACAGGAAATAGTTGATATAGAGCGTGGTATTGTTAAAGCATGTGATACAGGAATTGAAAAGCTTGCAAAAAGTAAGTTAGAGACAAATCAGGCAGTATGCTCAACGTTGACGCTTAGGTATTACAAAAGGATTTGTGCTCATCTCGGGAATATTGCCTCTTCAGTATATATGCCGCTTACTGATCTCGATCATTTTGATGAAAAAACAAGGCAAGGCGAAGTTCAATAATACAAGGAAGAAAATGCGTGAAAAGAATATTCTTTTTCGTAGCAATACTAACAGTCAGTTTATCTATTAACGCGAGACTTTACGCAAGTGAGATAGATATCCTTGTTGAAAGGACTAAAGAAGAGATTTCTCAAGAAACGAAGCAAGAGATAGATAGTTCGTTAGCACAAGCAAGCATTAAGCCCGCCGGAAAAAACGACCTTAAGGTGTATTGGAAACACGGCGTTCATATGAAAACGGCTGACGAAAATGTAAAAATAAAAATCGGCGGGCGTATACAGGCTGATACTGCATGGATGAAACAGGATACTGCACTGAAGGATTTAGTGGGCAAACCGGACGGAAACGCAGAGTTTAGACGGGCGCGTTTGTATATTTCGGGTGATATATATAAAGATTATTTTTTCAAAGCGCAATATGACTTTGCTGATGGAGATGCTGATTTTAAGAATGTCTATTTAGGAATGAAACATATTCCATTTATCGGCACA encodes the following:
- a CDS encoding PhoU domain-containing protein, coding for MFKSIINFWKGKDFMSKVLGDFETMLNDSETMFVLVNKRLTGEDTETDIKDTIYKMDRTINKLQRDIRKRVIEHFALQPTVDMPTSLILMSVVKDAERLGDYAKNLYEVTELLQRPYDKGYYEDLFDSMDKKLLDIFQKTKKCFIDSDEKLAQEIVDIERGIVKACDTGIEKLAKSKLETNQAVCSTLTLRYYKRICAHLGNIASSVYMPLTDLDHFDEKTRQGEVQ